A segment of the Polyodon spathula isolate WHYD16114869_AA chromosome 1, ASM1765450v1, whole genome shotgun sequence genome:
ccactaaCCTGCGAGGTCGCACGGTCACCttcacgggttcgatgcaaaagaggaagtgagctcctcgGAGTGACTATTTGTTCCCTCGGAAGGTGGgactgaggacatcactcccatgaggggcctatcagcaggcATTTCCCAAAagtgttgttggtggtcgtcttctctttgaggaaaccagggttacatccgtaccctaacgttccctttcaattcgaagacgaccaccgaCGATACTTTTGGgaagtataccaaagctgtcgcgagGGTGCGTAAACGGAGACAGCAGATGCCTGATCTGTCTGAACTGAACCATGACACGTTCTATACCAAAATAAGTCATTATGCTTCCTATAATTAGAATGCATCTGAAGCATTTGGAGCTGAGTTGGCAGTGCAGTGAGCCTTCAGTTTTAGAACATGACCGAAGTTTCAGTTGGAGGGTATAAAAGCTATGAGCTCTGACTGCTGAGACAGACTCAAACTACCACATCAGAAGTTACAAAGACTGAGATCTTATAGCAAAAGGCGACAAGACTCCAGAAATACTCATTGAAGATGCAGCGCTCTCGTGTGTTCCAGCCTTCCTTATGCACACCAGTGGCTTTCCATTGGCCAGTGCCAGTGCGCACACTGTGGCCAGAGACCCGCTCCATCTTTATTCAGATGGAGAATGACATCCTGAGACAAATGGAGGAAATGCAGAAAAGTGTGGACTTCATGGATCAAGTTCATCAGCTGATCTTTAATAAGATTGAGGCTATTGATCAGGGCTCTAAGCTTTTTGATGCCAAGGCAATCCCCTATAAGACAGAGAAGGAAGGAAACCGCTTTGCTCTGACGCTGGATACCAAAGACTTTTCACCCAAAGAGCTGACCGTGAAACAGGTGGGACGGAAACTGCGAGTGACCGGAAAGCatgaaaagaaagaagaagatGGAAAAGGTGGCTACACCTTCAAACACCAGGAGTTCAGACAGGAATTGGAGCTGCCACAAGATGTGAACCCTGATGAGGTGACCTGCTCCTTGTCCAACGGGCAGCTACAGATTGAAGCACCATGTCTGGCCCTGCCTGCTGTGACAGAGAGAACTGTTTCCATCAACAGCAGCCCTGCTGTGAAGACCCAGCCAGAGAGGAGCACAGAGGAACAGGAAATAACCAGCAGCGCAGAGAAAGAACACCACATGGAAAAACAAGGCATTTCAACAGACTGATGATGACTAATGGTACtgcttttgtctgtattttatttataaaacaaatgttcgaGCCTTTTTATACTAAATCATTATcagacaaaatgtttaaaaactttttttttttataaatatatgttttgtttagtgtttttacaTATTATGAAAGCACACAGTGAAGGTGGGTGAATAGTGAATTAATATTTCCAGATCTTAGttgttaaaattatattatttcttAAAGGGCATGTACCCCTAATAGACAGATGGGCAATGTGGTCAAATTTTGGTTTCTGCTTTAAGCATTTTATTCACAAGTGTTGTgaataaaatgtaacacattttgatACTGCTGGTGTTGCATATGTATCTTAAGAAAATGGCTGGTAAACCTGCCTGAGACTTCATCATTAGAAATGGAATGTAACATAGGCTCTATACagtctgtgtgtttttggttaCACTTTGCCACTAGCTGGCAGCATTGCTTAAGAAATGAATTCACGTTCACCATTA
Coding sequences within it:
- the LOC121317696 gene encoding heat shock protein beta-11-like isoform X2 gives rise to the protein MQRSRVFQPSLCTPVAFHWPVPVRTLWPETRSIFIQMENDILRQMEEMQKSVDFMDQVHQLIFNKIEAIDQGSKLFDAKAIPYKTEKEGNRFALTLDTKDFSPKELTVKQVGRKLRVTGKHEKKEEDGKGGYTFKHQEFRQELELPQDVNPDEVTCSLSNGQLQIEAPCLALPAVTERTVSINSSPAVKTQPERSTEEQEITSSAEKEHHMEKQGISTD